One window from the genome of Dasypus novemcinctus isolate mDasNov1 chromosome 26, mDasNov1.1.hap2, whole genome shotgun sequence encodes:
- the DUSP7 gene encoding dual specificity protein phosphatase 7, translated as MKHRLRGPPARAHMSASGAAAAASSGAGAEAGAGSGAGAGTGAGAATAAGAMPCKSAEWLQEELEARGGASLLLLDCRPHELFESSHIETAINLAIPGLMLRRLRKGNLPIRSIIPNHADKERFATRCKAATVLLYDEATAEWQPEPGAPASVLGLLLQKLRDDGCQAYYLQGGFNKFQTEYSEHCETNVDSSSSPSGSPPTSVLGLGGLRISSDCSDGESDRELPSSATESDGSPVPSSQPAFPVQILPYLYLGCAKDSTNLDVLGKYGIKYILNVTPNLPNAFEHGGEFTYKQIPISDHWSQNLSQFFPEAISFIDEARSKKCGVLVHCLAGISRSVTVTVAYLMQKMNLSLNDAYDFVKRKKSNISPNFNFMGQLLDFERTLGLSSPCDNHAPSEQLYFSTPTNHNLFPLNTLEST; from the exons ATGAAGCACCGGCTCCGCGGCCCCCCAGCGCGGGCGCACATGTCGGCCtccggggcggcggcggcggcgagcaGCGGGGCGGGGGCCGAGGCCGGCGCGGGGTCCGGGGCCGGCGCGGGCACCGGGGCGGGCGCGGCGACGGCGGCGGGAGCCATGCCGTGCAAGAGCGCCGAGTGGCTGCAGGAGGAGCTGGAGGCGCGCGGCGGCGCGTCGCTGCTGCTGCTCGACTGCCGGCCGCACGAGCTCTTCGAGTCGTCGCACATCGAGACGGCCATCAACCTGGCCATCCCGGGCCTCATGCTGCGCCGCCTGCGCAAGGGCAACCTGCCCATCCGCTCCATCATCCCCAACCACGCCGACAAGGAGCGCTTCGCCACGCGCTGCAAGGCGGCCACCGTGCTGCTCTACGACGAGGCCACGGCCGAGTGGCAGCCCGAGCCCGGCGCCCCCGCCTCAGTGCTCGGCCTGCTCCTGCAGAAGCTGCGCGACGACGGCTGCCAGGCCTACTACCTCCAAG GTGGTTTCAACAAGTTCCAGACGGAGTACTCGGAACACTGCGAGACCAACGTGGATAGCTCGTCCTCGCCGAGTGGCTCGCCGCCCACCTCGGTGCTGGGCCTGGGGGGCCTCCGCATCAGCTCTGACTGTTCGGATGGCGAGTCGGACCGAGAGCTGCCCAGCAGTGCCACCGAGTCAGACGGCAGCCCCGTGCCATCCAGCCAGCCGGCCTTCCCCGTCCAGATCCTGCCCTACCTCTACCTCGGCTGTGCCAAGGACTCCACCAATCTGGACGTGCTCGGCAAGTACGGCATCAAGTACATTCTCAACGTCACCCCCAACCTGCCCAACGCCTTCGAGCACGGCGGCGAGTTCACCTACAAGCAGATCCCCATCTCGGACCACTGGAGCCAGAACCTCTCCCAGTTCTTCCCCGAGGCCATCAGCTTCATTG ATGAGGCCCGCTCCAAGAAGTGTGGCGTCCTGGTGCACTGCCTGGCAGGCATCAGCCGCTCGGTGACGGTCACCGTGGCCTACCTGATGCAGAAGATGAATCTGTCCCTCAACGACGCTTACGACTTCGTCAAGAGGAAAAAGTCCAACATCTCGCCCAACTTCAACTTCATGGGGCAGCTGCTGGACTTCGAGCGGACGCTGGGGCTGAGCAGCCCGTGCGACAACCACGCGCCCAGCGAGCAGCTCTACTTCTCCACGCCCACCAACCACAACCTGTTCCCGCTCAACACGCTCGAGTCCACGTGA